In Runella sp. SP2, the genomic window ACACTCGCTTCCACGTCAAAGACGTTTAGTAGCGGAAATTGAATGGCGAAAAACAAGCCCAGAATCAGCCCAAAGGTGGCGATAACGGCCGTTTCTCCAATAAAATGCCATAAAATTGCTCCCTTGGTAGCGCCCATAGCGCGGCGAACGCCAATTTCTTGCTTGCGGCGATTGATGGTTTGGAACAATACCCCAAACATCCCCAAAGCGACATTGAAGACCAAAAAGCCGCAGATAATCAACAAAATCAAAACAGGCACCAACACCAAGTTATTACGGTTCGATTTCATTTCGCCCATCTGCTGAATTTCGATTGTCCAATCTTTGCCAAGGCGTGCTAGTTCCCGTACAATTTTGGCTTCCTCCTCAGCCCCACTTCCCGCTCTCACTTTTAGCACCATAGTATCGTCCCATTTGTCAGAAGAAGGGCGGAAGAGGGTATTGTCAAGTTCTTGAAAATCACTTTTGTGTTTGTAGTAATCTACCACGCCTACTACTTTCATTTTCTTACTTACTGCTGCCTCTTCGCCATCTCCAATTATTTTTCCAACGGCGTCTTCTGTGCTAAATAACTCTTTGGCCAAGTGTTTGGTGATAACCACAGGCACAAAATTCCCCGCAATATCGCCCTTCGTAAACCAACGGCCTTGCGTTATTTCCATGCTCATTGCTTTGGGAAAATCGGGCTCTACTGAGACAATGTCGCTCGACACTTTTTTCTTGTTATAGGATAGGCTATTGCTCATTGTGCTAAACGTAAACGGCGCGTTGGAGCTTGTATAGGAAAAGCTTTCTACTTCTCGATAGCGCTTCAATTGCTGACTAATCAGCTCTTTGTACTCCGCCTTCGCCGTATCGCTTGAGGTATTGAAGTTGATAAAAGCTACCCAAACGTTGTTGGTTTCTAGGCCAGCGGGCGTCATGTAGTTTTGAAAATTATACACCCCGAGCGAGCAAACAGCAAACAAAATCAAGAAAGAAAAGAAGATTTCGGTCATCATCAGGGAGTTACTTTTTCTTCGCTTCCAGATGAGTTTAAACAAATGTTTTATCATGGCTTTTAATATTTTAAGGCATCTACTACCTGTAATTTTGACATTCTCCAAGCAGGATAAACCCCTGATAATAACCCAAATATTAGGCTAACTAGAATCGCTACTGAGAATACTTTCCAGTTGAAACTCAGGTCGATGTAAGCAATGAGATTGCTTTGGTTAATGTAAAAAATCACCAACGATGACAAAATTAGGGCAATTACACCACCGATGAGGGTCAGGATGATATTTTCAATGACAAACTGCATCACAAGCGTCTTGCTTGACGCTCCAAACGCTTTTCTCACGCCAATCTCTGACGCTCGTTCCATGATTCGACTCATGTTGACGTTTACCAAATTGATGGCGGGAAGCGACATAAATAGCAGAACAACACCAAGGAGAATAGAAATAATGAGCGTTGACCCGTCGCCGTCACCCGAACCTTTTAGCTCGCGCGTAAAGCTCACAAAATAGGTGTCGGCAAATACGTATAATTTGTCAGGGTTAAACCATTTGTCGTCCGTTTTGGTAGGTTTGATTTTAGAGGCAACTGCCTTAAATTCTTCCTGTAATTTGAGCTTATCGTTGGGATTATTAGGCAAAATAAGTGCCATGTAATCTCCCCTTAGCCTTGTCTTTTTCAAATCGGCTTTTGAGGTATTGTAAGGAAAATACAAGTCAGAAGACGTATGAAGGCGTGTGACGGGACATCCTTTCACTACCCCAATGATGCGGTATTTTACGTTATCGACTTCGAGCATTTTTCCAACGGCTGGCTGGCCTTTTCCTACGTACTGGTCACGTACATTGTCATTGATAACCACCACATAATCGTTGTTAGCGATGTTTTGAGCGGTGTACCTTTTTCCTTCTAAGAATTCAAAAGAAGTAACTTCCCAAAAATTAGCATCGGTGTAGCGATACATCACCTTGATTTTGTGGTTATTGAGATAAATATTAATGGTATTGAACATACTCACTGCCGCTACTTTTGCGGGCGTTTTGAGCGTCCGAATGTAGGTATTGATAAACGAAAAACTAACAGGGCCAGAGCTTGAGCCTCCATTTTTGGTATCTTTTTCTTTGATATTCCATACATAAAGCGAATTGTCGCGGTTTACTTCGGGATAACCTGCCGACACCAAGTGGTCGAAAAAAGCCGTGACCACCACCAAGATAGTGAGCGTAAAACTGATGCC contains:
- a CDS encoding ABC transporter permease, producing MLFNYLKITLAVLKRRKFFTFISLFGISFTLTILVVVTAFFDHLVSAGYPEVNRDNSLYVWNIKEKDTKNGGSSSGPVSFSFINTYIRTLKTPAKVAAVSMFNTINIYLNNHKIKVMYRYTDANFWEVTSFEFLEGKRYTAQNIANNDYVVVINDNVRDQYVGKGQPAVGKMLEVDNVKYRIIGVVKGCPVTRLHTSSDLYFPYNTSKADLKKTRLRGDYMALILPNNPNDKLKLQEEFKAVASKIKPTKTDDKWFNPDKLYVFADTYFVSFTRELKGSGDGDGSTLIISILLGVVLLFMSLPAINLVNVNMSRIMERASEIGVRKAFGASSKTLVMQFVIENIILTLIGGVIALILSSLVIFYINQSNLIAYIDLSFNWKVFSVAILVSLIFGLLSGVYPAWRMSKLQVVDALKY
- a CDS encoding ABC transporter permease, which translates into the protein MIKHLFKLIWKRRKSNSLMMTEIFFSFLILFAVCSLGVYNFQNYMTPAGLETNNVWVAFINFNTSSDTAKAEYKELISQQLKRYREVESFSYTSSNAPFTFSTMSNSLSYNKKKVSSDIVSVEPDFPKAMSMEITQGRWFTKGDIAGNFVPVVITKHLAKELFSTEDAVGKIIGDGEEAAVSKKMKVVGVVDYYKHKSDFQELDNTLFRPSSDKWDDTMVLKVRAGSGAEEEAKIVRELARLGKDWTIEIQQMGEMKSNRNNLVLVPVLILLIICGFLVFNVALGMFGVLFQTINRRKQEIGVRRAMGATKGAILWHFIGETAVIATFGLILGLFFAIQFPLLNVFDVEASVYLFGMLLAVIAIYVLVGICAFYPSRQASVLQPAVVLHEE